From the genome of Cedecea lapagei, one region includes:
- the queC gene encoding 7-cyano-7-deazaguanine synthase QueC, with translation MKRTVVVFSGGQDSTTCLIQALQQYDEVHCVTFDYGQRHRAEIDVAQKLSLKLGARAHKVLDVTLLNELAVSSLTRDSIPVPGYNPEDSGLPSTFVPGRNILFLTLAAIYAYQVEAESVITGVCETDFSGYPDCRDEFVKALNHAVSLGMARDIRFETPLMWLDKAETWALADYWKQLETVRHETLTCYNGIQGDGCGECAACHLRANGLNHYLANKPAVMAAMQQKTGLK, from the coding sequence ATGAAACGTACAGTCGTGGTTTTCAGCGGCGGACAGGACTCCACCACCTGCCTGATTCAGGCGTTACAGCAATATGATGAAGTGCACTGCGTGACGTTTGATTACGGCCAGCGCCACCGCGCAGAAATAGACGTAGCCCAAAAGCTGTCGCTGAAGCTTGGCGCCCGTGCGCACAAGGTCCTGGACGTCACTCTGCTTAACGAACTGGCGGTCAGTAGCCTGACGAGAGACAGTATTCCGGTACCGGGTTACAACCCCGAAGACAGCGGCCTCCCAAGCACTTTTGTGCCGGGGCGCAATATTTTGTTCCTCACGCTGGCGGCGATCTACGCTTACCAGGTTGAAGCGGAATCCGTGATAACCGGCGTGTGCGAAACGGATTTCTCCGGTTACCCGGACTGCCGGGATGAGTTTGTTAAAGCGCTGAACCACGCGGTAAGCCTCGGTATGGCAAGAGACATCCGGTTTGAAACGCCGCTGATGTGGCTGGACAAGGCTGAAACCTGGGCGCTGGCCGATTACTGGAAGCAGCTTGAAACTGTCCGCCATGAGACGCTGACCTGCTACAACGGTATTCAGGGCGACGGCTGCGGGGAATGCGCAGCCTGCCATCTGCGTGCTAACGGCCTTAACCACTATCTGGCAAACAAACCTGCGGTTATGGCCGCCATGCAGCAAAAAACCGGCCTGAAATAA